In Papaver somniferum cultivar HN1 chromosome 1, ASM357369v1, whole genome shotgun sequence, a genomic segment contains:
- the LOC113296633 gene encoding uncharacterized protein LOC113296633 isoform X1, with translation METRKIIAPYGTWISPITADAVSRAQKRLHGIAVDGHGHLLWVESRPTEAGRGVLVKEADKHGDQAIDITPNDFAVRTLVHEYGGQAFAVSGDTVVFSNYKDQRLYKQIIGDSFLIPITPDYGGSTVRYADGVFDSRSKSYVTVMEDHREGSLNPTATVVSVSLIGETSQEPKILVGGNDFYAFPRMDLKGERLAWIEWGHPNMQWDKAELWVGYISKEGDVYKKICIAGGDPTLVESPSEPKWSSNGYLFFVTDRNNGFWNIYKWIEHSNEVVPIYTTDAEFTRPFWVFGNCSYDFIPSTGSNNLIACSYRQSGKSYLGILDDAQNSLTVVDVPFTDIGNIISGSDCIYVEGATGILPLSVAKVTLDQSKVEAVDFSIMWSSSPDSRKYRSNFSIPEPIEFPTEVSGQKAYAYFYPPSNPKYQASDEEKPPLLLTVHGGPTAETRGILDLNVQYWTSRGWAVVDVNYGGSTGYGREYRQRLLGNWGVVDVNDCCSCAKFLVDNGMVDEERLCITGKSAGGYTTLASLAFRHTFKAGASLFGISDLNSLNEEMPPKFELHYTSNLGGSDKDMFERSPINFVDKFSCPVILFQGLDDKIVTPVQARKIHKALKQKRLPVALVEYEGEQHGFRKAENIKHALEQQMMFFARLIGHFKVADEITPIKIDNLD, from the exons ATGGAGACCAGGAAGATTATTGCACCTTACGGTACATGGATTTCACCCATCACAGCTGATGCTGTGTCTAGAGCTCAAAAGCGCTTACATGGTATAGCTGTTGATGGTCATGGCCACCTCCTTTGGGTTGAATCTCGCCCTACCGAAGCTGG AAGAGGTGTTCTTGTTAAGGAAGCAGATAAACATGGAGACCAAGCAATTGATATCACTCCAAACGATTTTGCAGTGAGGACATTGGTTCATGAGTATGGAGGGCAGGCTTTTGCAGTTTCTGGGGATACGGTCGTTTTCTCAAATTATAAGGATCAAAGACTCTACAAGCAGATTATTGGAG ATTCCTTTCTCATACCAATCACTCCAGATTATGGTGGATCTACTGTCCGTTATGCAGATGGAGTGTTTGATTCACGCTCCAAGAGTTATGTCACAGTAATGGAAG ACCATCGTGAAGGTAGCTTAAATCCGACTGCAACAGTTGTATCCGTCAGCCTTATTGGCGAAACTAGCCAAG AACCAAAAATATTAGTTGGTGGCAATGACTTCTACGCCTTTCCGCGAATGGACCTCAAAGGAGAGCGACTAGCATGGATCGAATGGGGTCACCCTAACATGCAGTGGGATAAAGCAGAACTTTGGGTTGGCTATATTTCCAAGGAAGG AGATGTCTACAAAAAGATCTGCATTGCTGGTGGTGATCCTACATTGGTAGAGTCTCCATCTGAGCCCAAGTGGTCGTCCAACG GGTATTTATTTTTCGTGACAGATAGGAACAATGGATTCTGGAACATTTATAAATGG ATTGAACACAGCAACGAGGTGGTACCAATTTATACCACTGATGCTGAGTTTACGAGACCATTTTGGGTTTTTGGTAACTGCTCCTATGATTTCATTCCGAGCACTGGCAGCAACAACTTAATAGCTTGCAGTTACAG GCAGAGTGGTAAGTCATACCTTGGAATCCTAGATGATGCTCAGAATTCTTTGACAGTAGTTGATGTTCCATTCACTGATATTGGCAATATT ATTTCTGGAAGTGACTGCATATATGTTGAAGGAGCAACAGGAATTCTACCTCTGTCAGTAGCCAAG GTCACTTTAGATCAAAGTAAAGTAGAAGCTGTTGATTTCTCAATTATGTGGTCTTCTTCTCCAGACAGTAGAAAATACAGATCAAATTTTAGCATTCCTGAACCAATTGAATTTCCAACCGAGGTCTCTGGTCAGAAGGCCTATGCATATTTTTATCCACCATCAAACCCCAAATATCAAGCTAGCGATGAAGAAAAGCCTCCACTGTTATTGACGGTTCATG GAGGCCCAACGGCTGAAACACGCGGCATCTTAGATCTTAATGTCCAATACTGGACTAGCCGAGGCTGGGCAGTGGTCGATGTTAATTATGGGGGAAGTACAG GTTACGGCAGGGAATACCGGCAACGACTTTTGGGCAATTGGGGTGTTGTTGATGTTAACGACTGTTGCAGTTGTGCTAAGTTTTTG GTGGATAATGGAATGGTAGATGAGGAACGGCTCTGTATTACTGGGAAGTCCGCCGGTGGTTACACAACATTAGCTTCTCTGGCTTTCAGACATACTTTCAAAGCTGGTGCCTCCTTGTTTGGT ATCTCAGACTTGAACTCTTTGAACGAAGAGATGCCGCCAAAATTTGAGCTCCATTATACCAGCAATCTCGGCG GGAGCGACAAAGACATGTTTGAGAGGTCACCCATAAATTTTGTTGATAAATTTTCTTGTCCCGTTATTCTGTTTCAAGGATTAGATGACAAG ATTGTAACTCCAGTGCAAGCTCGTAAAATACATAAAGCTTTGAAACAAAAACGGCTGCCTGTTGCGCTGGTGGAGTACGAAGGAGAACAACATGGATTCCGCAAG GCTGAGAACATTAAACATGCACTGGAGCAACAGATGATGTTTTTTGCTCGTTTGATAGGGCACTTCAAGGTGGCTGATGAAATTACCCCCATAAAAATTGACAATCTAGACTAA
- the LOC113296633 gene encoding uncharacterized protein LOC113296633 isoform X2, with translation MVMATSFGLNLALPKLVRTLVHEYGGQAFAVSGDTVVFSNYKDQRLYKQIIGDSFLIPITPDYGGSTVRYADGVFDSRSKSYVTVMEDHREGSLNPTATVVSVSLIGETSQEPKILVGGNDFYAFPRMDLKGERLAWIEWGHPNMQWDKAELWVGYISKEGDVYKKICIAGGDPTLVESPSEPKWSSNGYLFFVTDRNNGFWNIYKWIEHSNEVVPIYTTDAEFTRPFWVFGNCSYDFIPSTGSNNLIACSYRQSGKSYLGILDDAQNSLTVVDVPFTDIGNIISGSDCIYVEGATGILPLSVAKVTLDQSKVEAVDFSIMWSSSPDSRKYRSNFSIPEPIEFPTEVSGQKAYAYFYPPSNPKYQASDEEKPPLLLTVHGGPTAETRGILDLNVQYWTSRGWAVVDVNYGGSTGYGREYRQRLLGNWGVVDVNDCCSCAKFLVDNGMVDEERLCITGKSAGGYTTLASLAFRHTFKAGASLFGISDLNSLNEEMPPKFELHYTSNLGGSDKDMFERSPINFVDKFSCPVILFQGLDDKIVTPVQARKIHKALKQKRLPVALVEYEGEQHGFRKAENIKHALEQQMMFFARLIGHFKVADEITPIKIDNLD, from the exons ATGGTCATGGCCACCTCCTTTGGGTTGAATCTCGCCCTACCGAAGCTGG TGAGGACATTGGTTCATGAGTATGGAGGGCAGGCTTTTGCAGTTTCTGGGGATACGGTCGTTTTCTCAAATTATAAGGATCAAAGACTCTACAAGCAGATTATTGGAG ATTCCTTTCTCATACCAATCACTCCAGATTATGGTGGATCTACTGTCCGTTATGCAGATGGAGTGTTTGATTCACGCTCCAAGAGTTATGTCACAGTAATGGAAG ACCATCGTGAAGGTAGCTTAAATCCGACTGCAACAGTTGTATCCGTCAGCCTTATTGGCGAAACTAGCCAAG AACCAAAAATATTAGTTGGTGGCAATGACTTCTACGCCTTTCCGCGAATGGACCTCAAAGGAGAGCGACTAGCATGGATCGAATGGGGTCACCCTAACATGCAGTGGGATAAAGCAGAACTTTGGGTTGGCTATATTTCCAAGGAAGG AGATGTCTACAAAAAGATCTGCATTGCTGGTGGTGATCCTACATTGGTAGAGTCTCCATCTGAGCCCAAGTGGTCGTCCAACG GGTATTTATTTTTCGTGACAGATAGGAACAATGGATTCTGGAACATTTATAAATGG ATTGAACACAGCAACGAGGTGGTACCAATTTATACCACTGATGCTGAGTTTACGAGACCATTTTGGGTTTTTGGTAACTGCTCCTATGATTTCATTCCGAGCACTGGCAGCAACAACTTAATAGCTTGCAGTTACAG GCAGAGTGGTAAGTCATACCTTGGAATCCTAGATGATGCTCAGAATTCTTTGACAGTAGTTGATGTTCCATTCACTGATATTGGCAATATT ATTTCTGGAAGTGACTGCATATATGTTGAAGGAGCAACAGGAATTCTACCTCTGTCAGTAGCCAAG GTCACTTTAGATCAAAGTAAAGTAGAAGCTGTTGATTTCTCAATTATGTGGTCTTCTTCTCCAGACAGTAGAAAATACAGATCAAATTTTAGCATTCCTGAACCAATTGAATTTCCAACCGAGGTCTCTGGTCAGAAGGCCTATGCATATTTTTATCCACCATCAAACCCCAAATATCAAGCTAGCGATGAAGAAAAGCCTCCACTGTTATTGACGGTTCATG GAGGCCCAACGGCTGAAACACGCGGCATCTTAGATCTTAATGTCCAATACTGGACTAGCCGAGGCTGGGCAGTGGTCGATGTTAATTATGGGGGAAGTACAG GTTACGGCAGGGAATACCGGCAACGACTTTTGGGCAATTGGGGTGTTGTTGATGTTAACGACTGTTGCAGTTGTGCTAAGTTTTTG GTGGATAATGGAATGGTAGATGAGGAACGGCTCTGTATTACTGGGAAGTCCGCCGGTGGTTACACAACATTAGCTTCTCTGGCTTTCAGACATACTTTCAAAGCTGGTGCCTCCTTGTTTGGT ATCTCAGACTTGAACTCTTTGAACGAAGAGATGCCGCCAAAATTTGAGCTCCATTATACCAGCAATCTCGGCG GGAGCGACAAAGACATGTTTGAGAGGTCACCCATAAATTTTGTTGATAAATTTTCTTGTCCCGTTATTCTGTTTCAAGGATTAGATGACAAG ATTGTAACTCCAGTGCAAGCTCGTAAAATACATAAAGCTTTGAAACAAAAACGGCTGCCTGTTGCGCTGGTGGAGTACGAAGGAGAACAACATGGATTCCGCAAG GCTGAGAACATTAAACATGCACTGGAGCAACAGATGATGTTTTTTGCTCGTTTGATAGGGCACTTCAAGGTGGCTGATGAAATTACCCCCATAAAAATTGACAATCTAGACTAA
- the LOC113296617 gene encoding uncharacterized protein LOC113296617 isoform X1 produces MASSTSTLPGEVILNKKITAPYGSWKSPITAEVVTGAEKRLTGIAVDGHGRLLWVESRPNEAGYMFFTLRVQILFLIRREILVKEANEPGDEPIDITPKEFQVRTLAQEYGGKAFTVSGDTVVFSNYEDQRLYKQIIGDSFAIPITPDYGGPVVRYADGVFDLGSQSYVTVREDTRDSSINPTTTIVSITLNGETNQEPKVLVRGNDFYAFPRLDSKGERLAWIEWSHPNMPWDKAELWVGYISKDGDISQRICVAGGDPTLVESPSDPKWSSKGELFFITDRNNGFWNLYKWIEHKNEVVSIYSIDAEFTKPFWVFGACSFDFIPTNGNYNLIACSYRQSGKSYLGILDDAQKSLTLLNDTFTDISNIVSGSDCIYVQGASSIHPLSVAKVTLDQSKSKAVSFSIMWSSSPNSTKYELYFSMPEPIEFPTMVAGQKAYAYFYPPSNPSYQASEEEKPPLLLESHGGPTDESRGVLDLNIQYWTSRGWAYVDVNYGGSTGYGREYRERLLSNWGIVDVNDCCSCATYLVDNGKVDGERLCITGKSAGGYTTLASLAFRQTFKAGSSLFGIADLASLRAEIPKFESHYIDNLVGSEDAFFERSPINFVDKFSCPVILFQGLDDKIVTPEQARKIHMALKHKGLPVALVEYEGESHGFRKVENLKYTLEQQMVFFARLVGNFKVADEISPLKIDNVD; encoded by the exons ATGGCGTCGTCAACTTCAACATTACCTGGAGAAGTGATACTGAACAAGAAAATTACTGCTCCCTATGGTTCCTGGAAGTCACCAATCACAGCTGAAGTTGTTACCGGAGCTGAGAAGCGCTTAACGGGCATAGCCGTAGATGGTCACGGCCGTCTCCTCTGGGTTGAATCTCGCCCTAACGAGGCTGGGTATATGTTCTTCACTCTCAGAGTTCAAATTTTGTTTCTGATTAG AAGAGAGATTCTTGTTAAGGAAGCAAATGAACCTGGGGATGAACCTATTGATATTACTCCAAAAGAATTTCAAGTAAGGACACTAGCTCAAGAATATGGAGGCAAGGCTTTCACAGTTTCTGGTGATACAGTCGTTTTCTCGAATTATGAGGATCAAAGACTCTACAAGCAGATAATTGGAG ATTCCTTTGCCATACCAATTACTCCAGATTATGGTGGACCTGTAGTTCGTTATGCAGATGGAGTATTTGATTTAGGGTCTCAAAGTTACGTCACAGTAAGGGAAG ATACTCGTGACAGTAGCATAAATCCGACCACGACAATTGTATCCATCACCCTTAATGGCGAAACTAACCAAG AACCAAAAGTGTTAGTTCGTGGAAATGACTTCTACGCATTCCCCCGTCTGGACTCCAAAGGAGAGCGACTGGCTTGGATTGAATGGAGTCACCCTAACATGCCATGGGATAAAGCAGAACTTTGGGTTGGTTACATTTCCAAGGATGG AGATATAAGTCAAAGAATCTGTGTTGCCGGTGGTGATCCTACGCTGGTAGAGTCTCCATCTGACCCCAAGTGGTCCTCAAAAG GGGAACTATTTTTCATTACAGACAGGAACAATGGATTCTGGAACCTTTACAAATGG ATTGAGCACAAAAACGAGGTGGTATCAATTTATTCCATCGATGCTGAGTTTACAAAACCGTTTTGGGTTTTCGGTGCTTGCTCCTTTGATTTCATCCCGACCAATGGCAACTACAACTTAATTGCTTGCAGCTACAG ACAGTCCGGAAAATCATACCTTGGAATTCTGGATGATGCTCAAAAATCTCTAACTTTGCTCAATGATACTTTCACAGATATAAGTAACATT GTTTCAGGGAGTGACTGTATATACGTTCAAGGAGCATCGTCAATTCATCCCCTATCAGTAGCAAAG GTCACTTTGGAtcaaagtaaatcaaaagcagttAGTTTCTCGATTATGTGGTCTTCTTCTCCAAACAGTACAAAATACGAATTGTACTTTAGCATGCCCGAGCCAATCGAGTTTCCAACTATGGTCGCTGGTCAGAAGGCCTATGCATATTTCTATCCACCGTCTAACCCCAGTTATCAAGCTAGTGAGGAAGAAAAGCCTCCCCTATTGTTAGAAAGCCATG GGGGGCCTACAGATGAGTCACGAGGTGTCTTAGATCTTAATATCCAGTATTGGACTAGCCGAGGCTGGGCATATGTGGATGTTAACTATGGAGGGAGTACAG GTTACGGCAGGGAATATCGAGAACGACTGTTGAGCAACTGGGGTATTGTTGATGTTAACGACTGTTGCAGCTGTGCTACTTATCTG GTTGATAATGGAAAAGTAGATGGGGAGCGACTTTGTATTACTGGAAAGTCCGCCGGTGGTTACACAACATTAGCATCTCTAGCTTTCAGACAAACATTTAAGGCTGGTTCGTCCTTGTTTGGT ATAGCAGACTTGGCCTCTTTGAGGGCAGAAATTCCCAAATTTGAGTCTCATTATATCGACAATCTTGTTG GAAGCGAAGATGCCTTTTTTGAGCGGTCACCCATCAACTTTGTTGATAAATTCTCTTGTCCCGTAATTCTATTCCAAGGATTAGATGACAAG ATTGTGACTCCTGAGCAAGCTCGTAAAATACATATGGCTTTAAAACATAAAGGGTTGCCAGTTGCACTGGTCGAATACGAAGGGGAGTCCCATGGATTTCGTAAG GTGGAGAACTTAAAATATACATTGGAGCAACAAATGGTGTTTTTTGCCCGTTTAGTAGGGAATTTCAAGGTGGCTGATGAAATTTCTCCACTAAAAATCGACAATGTGGACTAA
- the LOC113296617 gene encoding uncharacterized protein LOC113296617 isoform X2 gives MASSTSTLPGEVILNKKITAPYGSWKSPITAEVVTGAEKRLTGIAVDGHGRLLWVESRPNEAGREILVKEANEPGDEPIDITPKEFQVRTLAQEYGGKAFTVSGDTVVFSNYEDQRLYKQIIGDSFAIPITPDYGGPVVRYADGVFDLGSQSYVTVREDTRDSSINPTTTIVSITLNGETNQEPKVLVRGNDFYAFPRLDSKGERLAWIEWSHPNMPWDKAELWVGYISKDGDISQRICVAGGDPTLVESPSDPKWSSKGELFFITDRNNGFWNLYKWIEHKNEVVSIYSIDAEFTKPFWVFGACSFDFIPTNGNYNLIACSYRQSGKSYLGILDDAQKSLTLLNDTFTDISNIVSGSDCIYVQGASSIHPLSVAKVTLDQSKSKAVSFSIMWSSSPNSTKYELYFSMPEPIEFPTMVAGQKAYAYFYPPSNPSYQASEEEKPPLLLESHGGPTDESRGVLDLNIQYWTSRGWAYVDVNYGGSTGYGREYRERLLSNWGIVDVNDCCSCATYLVDNGKVDGERLCITGKSAGGYTTLASLAFRQTFKAGSSLFGIADLASLRAEIPKFESHYIDNLVGSEDAFFERSPINFVDKFSCPVILFQGLDDKIVTPEQARKIHMALKHKGLPVALVEYEGESHGFRKVENLKYTLEQQMVFFARLVGNFKVADEISPLKIDNVD, from the exons ATGGCGTCGTCAACTTCAACATTACCTGGAGAAGTGATACTGAACAAGAAAATTACTGCTCCCTATGGTTCCTGGAAGTCACCAATCACAGCTGAAGTTGTTACCGGAGCTGAGAAGCGCTTAACGGGCATAGCCGTAGATGGTCACGGCCGTCTCCTCTGGGTTGAATCTCGCCCTAACGAGGCTGG AAGAGAGATTCTTGTTAAGGAAGCAAATGAACCTGGGGATGAACCTATTGATATTACTCCAAAAGAATTTCAAGTAAGGACACTAGCTCAAGAATATGGAGGCAAGGCTTTCACAGTTTCTGGTGATACAGTCGTTTTCTCGAATTATGAGGATCAAAGACTCTACAAGCAGATAATTGGAG ATTCCTTTGCCATACCAATTACTCCAGATTATGGTGGACCTGTAGTTCGTTATGCAGATGGAGTATTTGATTTAGGGTCTCAAAGTTACGTCACAGTAAGGGAAG ATACTCGTGACAGTAGCATAAATCCGACCACGACAATTGTATCCATCACCCTTAATGGCGAAACTAACCAAG AACCAAAAGTGTTAGTTCGTGGAAATGACTTCTACGCATTCCCCCGTCTGGACTCCAAAGGAGAGCGACTGGCTTGGATTGAATGGAGTCACCCTAACATGCCATGGGATAAAGCAGAACTTTGGGTTGGTTACATTTCCAAGGATGG AGATATAAGTCAAAGAATCTGTGTTGCCGGTGGTGATCCTACGCTGGTAGAGTCTCCATCTGACCCCAAGTGGTCCTCAAAAG GGGAACTATTTTTCATTACAGACAGGAACAATGGATTCTGGAACCTTTACAAATGG ATTGAGCACAAAAACGAGGTGGTATCAATTTATTCCATCGATGCTGAGTTTACAAAACCGTTTTGGGTTTTCGGTGCTTGCTCCTTTGATTTCATCCCGACCAATGGCAACTACAACTTAATTGCTTGCAGCTACAG ACAGTCCGGAAAATCATACCTTGGAATTCTGGATGATGCTCAAAAATCTCTAACTTTGCTCAATGATACTTTCACAGATATAAGTAACATT GTTTCAGGGAGTGACTGTATATACGTTCAAGGAGCATCGTCAATTCATCCCCTATCAGTAGCAAAG GTCACTTTGGAtcaaagtaaatcaaaagcagttAGTTTCTCGATTATGTGGTCTTCTTCTCCAAACAGTACAAAATACGAATTGTACTTTAGCATGCCCGAGCCAATCGAGTTTCCAACTATGGTCGCTGGTCAGAAGGCCTATGCATATTTCTATCCACCGTCTAACCCCAGTTATCAAGCTAGTGAGGAAGAAAAGCCTCCCCTATTGTTAGAAAGCCATG GGGGGCCTACAGATGAGTCACGAGGTGTCTTAGATCTTAATATCCAGTATTGGACTAGCCGAGGCTGGGCATATGTGGATGTTAACTATGGAGGGAGTACAG GTTACGGCAGGGAATATCGAGAACGACTGTTGAGCAACTGGGGTATTGTTGATGTTAACGACTGTTGCAGCTGTGCTACTTATCTG GTTGATAATGGAAAAGTAGATGGGGAGCGACTTTGTATTACTGGAAAGTCCGCCGGTGGTTACACAACATTAGCATCTCTAGCTTTCAGACAAACATTTAAGGCTGGTTCGTCCTTGTTTGGT ATAGCAGACTTGGCCTCTTTGAGGGCAGAAATTCCCAAATTTGAGTCTCATTATATCGACAATCTTGTTG GAAGCGAAGATGCCTTTTTTGAGCGGTCACCCATCAACTTTGTTGATAAATTCTCTTGTCCCGTAATTCTATTCCAAGGATTAGATGACAAG ATTGTGACTCCTGAGCAAGCTCGTAAAATACATATGGCTTTAAAACATAAAGGGTTGCCAGTTGCACTGGTCGAATACGAAGGGGAGTCCCATGGATTTCGTAAG GTGGAGAACTTAAAATATACATTGGAGCAACAAATGGTGTTTTTTGCCCGTTTAGTAGGGAATTTCAAGGTGGCTGATGAAATTTCTCCACTAAAAATCGACAATGTGGACTAA
- the LOC113296671 gene encoding CDPK-related kinase 5-like: protein MGLCNSKPSPKPNPYAPPEELQHNPSPTKSKKSNNNKSSLSSPINGVNTINNQEENQKKKEDKVEESVKRSPFFPFYSPSPAHYLFSKKSSPAHSSNSNSTTPRRFFKKPFPPPSPAKHIRAVLARRHGSVKPNTSSTAAIPEEGNENENGAGGNGLDKSFGFSKHFGNKYELGDEVGRGHFGYTCCAKFKKGELKGQQVAVKVIPKAKMTTAIAIEDVRREVKILRALTGHSNLVQFYDAYEDNENVYIVMELCEGGELLDRILARGGKYTEDDAKAVMVQILNVVSFCHLQGVVHRDLKPENFLFTSKDENSQLKAIDFGLSDFVKPDERLNDIVGSAYYVAPEVLHRSYSTEADVWSIGVIAYILLCGSRPFWARTESGIFRAVLKADPSFDELPWPSLSSEAKDFVKRLLNKDPRKRMTAAQALSHPWIRNYNDIKVPLDILIFRLMKAYMRSSSLRKAALRALSKTLTVDELFYLKEQFALLEPNKIGAITLENIRTALTKNATDAMKESRVHDFLASLNGLQYRKMDFEEFCAAALSVHQLEALDRWEQHARCAYELFEKDGNRAIIIEELASELGLSPNVPVHAVLHDWIRHTDGKLSFLGFVKLLHGVSSRTLAKVQ from the exons ATGGGATTGTGTAACTCAAAACCCTCCCCCAAACCAAATCCATACGCACCACCAGAGGAGCTTCAACATAACCCTAGTCCTACTAAGAGTAAAaagagtaataataataaaagttcTTTGTCTTCGCCGATTAATGGCGTTAATACGATCAATAATCAAGAAGagaatcagaagaagaaagaagacaaGGTTGAAGAATCAGTAAAGAGATCACCATTTTTTCCATTTTACAGTCCAAGTCCAGCTCactatttgttttcaaaaaaatcaTCACCAGCTCATAGTTCTAATTCTAATTCAACAACACCAAGAAGATTTTTTAAAAAACCATTTCCACCACCATCTCCAGCTAAACATATTAGGGCAGTTTTAGCTAGAAGACATGGGTCTGTTAAACCTAATACATCATCTACTGCTGCAATACCAGAAGAAGGAAATGAGAATGAAAATGGTGCTGGTGGTAATGGTTTAGATAAAAGTTTTGGATTCTCTAAACATTTTGGGAATAAGTATGAACTCGGTGATGAAGTAGGTCGTGGTCATTTTGGGTATACTTGTTGTGCTAAGTTTAAAAAAGGTGAACTTAAAGGTCAACAAGTTGCTGTTAAGGTTATCCCTAAAGCTAAG ATGACTACAGCCATTGCCATTGAGGATGTCAGAAGGGAGGTGAAAATTCTAAGAGCGTTGACAGGACATAGTAATCTAGTGCAGTTCTATGATGCATACGAAGACAACGAGAATGTCTACATAGTGATGGA GTTATGTGAAGGAGGTGAGCTTTTGGATAGAATTCTTGCAAG AGGCGGAAAATACACTGAAGACGACGCAAAAGCAGTCATGGTACAAATATTGAACGTTGTCTCATTTTGCCATCTTCAGGGTGTTGTTCACCGTGATCTAAAACCAGAG AATTTCTTGTTCACCTCAAAGGATGAAAACTCGCAATTGAAGGCCATTGATTTTGGCTTGTCGGATTTTGTGAAACCAG ATGAAAGGCTTAATGACATTGTTGGAAGTGCATACTATGTTGCACCCGAAGTTCTACATAGATCTTACAGCACAGAGGCTGATGTGTGGAGTATTGGTGTGATAGCATATATTCTTTTATGTGGAAGTCGCCCATTCTGGGCTCGGACAGAGTCTGGGATCTTTCGAGCAGTTTTAAAGGCAGACCCAAGTTTCGATGAACTTCCTTGGCCTTCTTTATCTTCTGAAGCCAAGGATTTTGTCAAGCGTCTATTGAATAAAGACCCACGTAAACGAATGACGGCTGCTCAGGCATTAA GTCATCCTTGGATTAGGAACTATAATGATATAAAAGTACCTCTGGACATCCTAATATTCAGGCTGATGAAAGCCTATATGCGCTCATCATCTCTACGTAAAGCTGCATTAAGA GCATTGTCCAAGACATTGACCGTGGACGAACTCTTTTATCTGAAGGAGCAGTTTGCACTATTGGAACCTAATAAAATTGGTGCAATAACCTTGGAGAATATCCGGACG gctttgacgaaaaatgcgACCGACGCAATGAAGGAATCTCGTGTTCATGATTTCCTCGCTTCG CTAAATGGTCTACAGTACAGAAAGATGGATTTTGAAGAATTTTGCGCAGCAGCATTAAGCGTTCATCAACTTGAAGCACTTGATCGGTGGGAGCAACATGCTCGTTGTGCCTATGAGCTTTTTGAGAAGGATGGGAACAGAGCTATTATCATTGAAGAACTTGCTTCT GAGCTCGGTCTTAGTCCTAATGTTCCGGTCCATGCAGTTCTTCATGATTGGATCAGGCATACAGATGGGAAGTTAAGCTTCCTTGGTTTCGTCAAACTGTTGCATGGTGTATCAAGTCGAACCCTAGCAAAGGTTCAATAA